A genome region from Fervidicoccaceae archaeon includes the following:
- a CDS encoding PhoU domain-containing protein: MPIYVPEKIEYKPLPLALVLREMKTLSSLALDLAYYSTIYADLAIARLVLKLEHEVDARWALAAMQASLSSRSPKNSERIVGLLKVINALDAVSDAAGDLASVVMLMPEKVGLKILLQVLSKSEERICRLKVNSLPKPSARIVDITSFPRHSDVLIVERGETMTIEPPPDFALEVGDVLLLRGTEEALKSVAELLGDYSGLEEARGLEVEEPLRELVRYVVDLKNTSEVALDLAFYSVISGDKALALEVVELEEQTDSHYVGILKLLHSMSEKISAKERVLLTVLLSTLERVADAAWNIASVAASDYEVSEVLERAERESNEVVIRAIAREEASGSTIGDARLDDVGAHVLALKTRSGKWLPLPDETTRLEPGDELVLKLYSEKDPNLVETLRVRGLELIHR, encoded by the coding sequence TTGCCGATCTACGTGCCTGAGAAGATCGAGTACAAGCCCCTCCCCCTCGCTCTAGTCCTCAGAGAGATGAAAACTCTCTCGAGTCTCGCTCTGGACCTGGCATACTACAGCACGATATACGCGGACTTGGCGATCGCTCGCCTTGTTCTCAAACTCGAGCACGAGGTAGACGCCAGGTGGGCTCTCGCTGCGATGCAGGCCTCCCTCTCCTCCAGAAGCCCCAAGAACAGCGAGAGGATCGTTGGTCTCCTGAAGGTGATCAACGCGCTAGACGCGGTGAGCGATGCCGCGGGAGACCTCGCCTCCGTAGTCATGTTGATGCCTGAGAAGGTGGGGCTTAAGATTCTACTTCAGGTCCTGTCCAAGAGCGAGGAGCGCATATGCAGGCTCAAGGTGAACAGCCTGCCCAAGCCCTCGGCTAGAATAGTCGATATAACGTCTTTCCCGAGACACTCCGATGTTTTGATCGTTGAGCGGGGCGAGACCATGACCATAGAGCCTCCGCCAGACTTCGCCTTGGAGGTGGGCGACGTGTTGCTGCTACGAGGCACCGAGGAGGCTCTAAAGTCTGTGGCCGAGCTACTCGGCGACTACTCGGGCCTCGAGGAGGCTCGCGGCTTGGAGGTCGAGGAGCCCCTCAGAGAGCTGGTGAGATATGTCGTGGATCTAAAGAATACCTCCGAGGTGGCGCTGGATCTGGCATTCTATTCTGTCATCAGCGGAGATAAAGCGCTAGCCCTCGAGGTCGTAGAGCTCGAAGAGCAGACAGACTCGCACTACGTCGGGATACTTAAGCTTCTTCACTCGATGAGCGAGAAGATCAGCGCGAAAGAGAGGGTGCTACTTACCGTGCTCCTCAGCACGCTCGAAAGGGTGGCGGACGCGGCGTGGAACATAGCGTCGGTGGCCGCGAGCGACTACGAAGTGAGCGAAGTCTTGGAGCGCGCCGAGAGGGAGAGCAACGAGGTGGTGATCCGCGCGATCGCGAGAGAAGAGGCGTCGGGCTCCACCATAGGCGACGCGCGCTTAGACGACGTGGGGGCGCACGTGCTAGCGCTCAAGACGAGGAGCGGCAAGTGGCTGCCGCTGCCCGACGAAACGACACGCTTGGAGCCGGGCGACGAGCTCGTGCTCAAGCTCTACAGCGAAAAAGACCCAAACTTGGTGGAGACCTTGAGGGTTAGAGGCCTTGAGCTGATACATCGGTAA
- a CDS encoding MBL fold metallo-hydrolase gives MSAGSAPRYEVIVLGSGAGGLAGRRAQSIVLFREEDGRALLIDAGQPLPQRLREADVDPAGIGAVIVTHAHADHFLGLIGLLYELKTVGVKRSPPVYTGWSSASTLSIVLSELSPSGFTTEIEGLSEGREERVELGKIVVETFPVRHSVPTLGVRVLDAARSECLLFYSSDTVYLEKLKELAECSIGLHEATLPVSMESVAEESGFHSSPRQALEVLERSEIRVLTHLTELTFRDPFEARHPYVVAHDGLRLIARGRR, from the coding sequence TTGAGCGCCGGCTCCGCTCCTCGATACGAGGTCATAGTATTGGGCTCGGGGGCCGGAGGATTAGCCGGGCGCCGAGCTCAGTCGATCGTACTCTTCAGAGAGGAAGACGGCCGAGCTCTCTTGATAGATGCCGGTCAACCTCTACCTCAGAGGTTGCGCGAGGCCGACGTAGATCCCGCTGGCATCGGAGCGGTCATCGTGACGCACGCTCACGCAGACCACTTCCTAGGCCTAATCGGTTTGCTCTATGAATTGAAGACCGTGGGCGTCAAGAGATCTCCTCCGGTGTATACGGGGTGGAGCTCGGCCTCGACGCTCTCGATAGTCTTGAGCGAGCTCTCGCCCTCCGGCTTCACCACGGAGATCGAGGGGCTAAGCGAGGGTCGCGAGGAGCGAGTCGAATTAGGGAAGATCGTGGTAGAGACTTTCCCCGTAAGGCACAGCGTACCAACGCTGGGAGTGCGCGTGCTCGATGCCGCGAGGAGCGAGTGCCTCCTCTTCTACTCCTCGGACACGGTTTATCTAGAGAAACTCAAGGAGCTCGCTGAATGCTCCATAGGACTCCACGAGGCCACTCTGCCCGTCAGCATGGAGAGCGTAGCTGAGGAATCGGGCTTCCACTCGAGCCCTCGCCAAGCCCTCGAGGTGCTCGAGCGATCGGAGATCCGCGTGCTCACCCACCTCACCGAGCTGACCTTCAGGGACCCCTTCGAGGCGCGCCACCCCTACGTGGTGGCACACGATGGGCTGAGGCTGATCGCGAGGGGGAGGCGTTAG
- the thyX gene encoding FAD-dependent thymidylate synthase, with protein sequence MLRAELVKFTPECDKLVAVASKQTLTRKPFDVSWASMLEEEKEEWIRETMRRGHTSPWEHCVYTFYIEGLSRVACYDEETEVLTREGWMRFEHVDLSTEVACMESGALEWCRPKAKIIELYRGPMVRLRLEKGELLVTPEHRLWVRDEDTKTWVLVEASNLEPGSYGIKTSLGSGRPGDSLEPDVVVRVENVELVYYAGRVYSLVVPGHLLYVRRGDLVLWSGNSHQLVRHRLASYTQHSQRYRALDEELLKPVVPPSVIKRSEAAEEFEAAYARALEAYRRLLKIGVPPEDARYVVPQAVATKIIVTMNARELAHFLSLRTCAKTQWELRALAWLMWRRLYDAHPLLWKWIGPRCLQLENLARNEPITVADLVGEDLLSMLGVDMRASGSRPHIVAERCPELVPRDFVRECARRGLEEALSYLRASASL encoded by the coding sequence ATGCTGAGAGCGGAGCTCGTGAAATTCACCCCTGAATGCGATAAGCTCGTTGCCGTAGCTAGCAAGCAGACGCTAACGAGGAAGCCGTTCGACGTCAGCTGGGCCTCGATGCTCGAGGAGGAGAAGGAGGAGTGGATTCGAGAGACCATGAGGAGGGGGCATACTAGCCCCTGGGAACATTGCGTCTATACGTTCTACATTGAGGGGCTATCTCGCGTCGCGTGCTACGACGAGGAGACGGAAGTCCTCACGAGAGAGGGGTGGATGAGATTCGAGCACGTCGATCTGAGCACGGAGGTAGCCTGCATGGAGTCGGGCGCGCTCGAGTGGTGCAGACCTAAAGCCAAGATAATAGAGCTCTATAGGGGCCCTATGGTCAGGCTCCGATTGGAGAAGGGGGAGCTCCTAGTCACGCCCGAGCACAGGCTTTGGGTCCGCGACGAAGACACGAAGACTTGGGTTCTCGTCGAGGCGTCCAACCTCGAGCCGGGCTCCTATGGGATCAAGACTTCACTCGGCTCGGGAAGACCGGGGGACTCCCTAGAGCCCGACGTCGTAGTCCGCGTGGAGAACGTGGAGCTGGTGTACTACGCGGGGCGCGTGTACAGTCTCGTTGTACCGGGGCACTTGCTATACGTGAGGAGGGGCGATTTGGTCTTGTGGTCGGGGAATTCGCATCAGCTCGTGAGGCACAGGCTCGCCAGTTACACGCAGCACAGCCAGAGATACAGAGCCCTCGACGAAGAGCTGCTCAAGCCGGTGGTGCCGCCGAGCGTAATCAAGCGAAGTGAAGCCGCCGAGGAGTTTGAGGCCGCGTACGCGAGAGCGTTAGAGGCTTACAGGAGGCTCCTGAAGATCGGCGTGCCTCCCGAGGACGCGAGGTACGTGGTGCCTCAGGCCGTGGCTACGAAGATCATCGTGACTATGAACGCTAGAGAGCTCGCTCACTTCTTGAGCCTGAGGACTTGCGCTAAGACGCAGTGGGAGCTCAGGGCACTCGCGTGGCTTATGTGGAGGAGGCTTTACGACGCTCACCCCTTGCTCTGGAAGTGGATCGGGCCCAGGTGCCTGCAGCTCGAGAACTTAGCGCGCAACGAACCCATAACGGTGGCCGACCTCGTAGGAGAGGATCTTCTCTCGATGCTGGGCGTTGACATGAGAGCCTCTGGGAGCCGCCCACACATCGTCGCAGAGAGATGCCCTGAGCTCGTCCCCAGGGACTTCGTGCGCGAGTGCGCTAGGAGAGGACTAGAGGAAGCCCTGAGCTATCTGAGAGCCTCGGCCTCACTCTAA